In Calidithermus timidus DSM 17022, the following are encoded in one genomic region:
- a CDS encoding GspE/PulE family protein — protein MSRPKLGELLLHLGYITEAQLQAALEEQALTGDFLGQVLLRRGYLKEDDLVQALANQQRAPLIRLSEASPDSQALRLLDHRFAREKRVFPFRVEGSRLHVAMAHPSDLALLDELRFLTGKEIVPYLAPDREILEALDHLLAEDARPKEAARREEVAQVDLTLEAVPTVRLAQTLLERAIALTASDLHLDPEETHLAVRARIDGVIQELERLPKDFEAPLAARYKVLAGMDIAERRRPQDGHFTFTFEGKRYEVRAASVGSLHGEKLTLRIIYPTGVRLGLTELGMLPEELALFQKLLRKPHGILFVTGPTGSGKTTTLYAALDRLYTREKTFVTIEDPVEFPLEGVVQIPVQPKISLTFAEALRSVLRLDPDVILVGEVRDTETLDTALRAALTGHLVLATLHANDAIAAVTRLLEMGAERHLLASTLLGTVAQRLVRRVCPQCARPQPLSEETRLFFGEEVPEVETRGDGCPFCRGSGYRGRVGLYEVYVPDREALYRLGQGAGESELWEWARAAGHRSLQAVGIVQVRSGITTGSELLRALGLWE, from the coding sequence TTGTCCAGACCCAAGCTCGGTGAACTCCTCCTCCACCTGGGATACATCACGGAGGCACAGCTCCAAGCGGCCTTGGAGGAGCAGGCCCTCACGGGAGATTTCCTAGGCCAGGTACTCCTGAGGCGAGGTTACCTGAAAGAGGATGATCTAGTACAGGCCTTGGCGAACCAACAGCGCGCCCCTCTGATCCGTCTTTCCGAGGCGAGCCCTGACTCCCAGGCCCTGCGCCTTCTGGACCACCGCTTCGCCCGAGAAAAGCGGGTCTTCCCCTTTAGGGTGGAGGGAAGCCGGCTGCACGTAGCCATGGCCCACCCCTCGGACCTAGCGCTTCTGGACGAGCTCCGCTTCCTCACCGGCAAGGAGATCGTCCCCTATCTAGCCCCCGACCGAGAGATCCTGGAAGCCCTAGACCATCTCCTGGCCGAGGATGCCCGTCCCAAGGAGGCAGCCCGACGCGAGGAGGTCGCCCAGGTGGACCTCACACTGGAGGCCGTGCCCACTGTGCGCCTGGCCCAGACCCTTTTGGAAAGGGCCATCGCCCTTACGGCCAGCGACCTCCATCTGGACCCGGAGGAAACCCACCTGGCCGTGCGGGCCCGCATCGACGGAGTCATTCAAGAGCTAGAGCGGCTGCCCAAGGACTTCGAGGCTCCCCTAGCCGCCCGCTACAAGGTCCTGGCGGGAATGGACATCGCCGAGCGACGCCGCCCCCAGGATGGACACTTCACCTTTACCTTTGAAGGTAAACGATACGAGGTGCGGGCCGCCTCCGTGGGCAGCCTCCACGGGGAAAAGCTCACCCTGCGCATCATCTACCCTACGGGAGTTCGGCTGGGACTTACAGAATTGGGCATGCTCCCCGAAGAACTGGCCCTCTTCCAAAAGCTTCTTAGGAAACCCCACGGCATCCTCTTCGTCACCGGCCCCACGGGAAGCGGCAAGACCACCACACTCTACGCCGCCTTGGACCGCCTGTACACTCGAGAAAAGACCTTTGTGACCATCGAGGACCCGGTGGAATTCCCCTTAGAGGGGGTAGTGCAGATCCCCGTACAACCCAAAATCAGCCTCACCTTCGCCGAGGCTCTGCGGAGCGTCCTCCGCCTGGACCCCGACGTGATCCTAGTGGGGGAGGTACGGGACACGGAAACTCTGGACACCGCCCTGAGGGCCGCCCTCACCGGCCACCTAGTCCTCGCCACCCTCCACGCCAACGACGCCATCGCCGCCGTGACCCGGCTTTTAGAAATGGGGGCAGAAAGACACCTTCTGGCCTCTACCCTCTTAGGCACCGTGGCCCAGCGCCTCGTGCGCCGGGTCTGCCCCCAGTGTGCCCGACCCCAACCTTTATCGGAGGAAACCCGCCTCTTTTTTGGGGAAGAGGTCCCCGAGGTGGAGACGCGGGGAGACGGGTGCCCCTTCTGTCGGGGCAGCGGGTATAGGGGACGGGTTGGCCTCTACGAGGTTTACGTACCCGACCGGGAAGCCCTTTATCGCCTGGGGCAGGGAGCGGGGGAAAGTGAGCTCTGGGAATGGGCCAGGGCGGCAGGCCACCGAAGCCTGCAGGCAGTGGGGATCGTTCAGGTCCGATCAGGGATCACCACGGGTAGCGAGCTTTTGAGGGCGCTCGGGCTTTGGGAGTAG
- a CDS encoding PulJ/GspJ family protein produces the protein MLQEIPSTRWQKGVTLVEMAMGLAFLGILALTLSALFSQMVEGSLKAQEDAQLWADLQEVRSRLMKDVHPSIALSCPNPQQASLTLSSGPVIYRLQGGKLWRDGLEITHLSGYGGSFTCNGRTLLLHLSWQGKDLTTLRVVRRIGLHGEGLRQDSPT, from the coding sequence ATGCTGCAAGAAATCCCATCCACTCGCTGGCAAAAAGGTGTAACCCTTGTAGAGATGGCCATGGGATTGGCCTTTTTGGGTATCTTGGCCTTGACCCTCTCTGCTCTTTTCAGCCAGATGGTGGAAGGAAGCCTCAAAGCCCAGGAAGATGCCCAGCTTTGGGCTGACTTGCAGGAGGTGCGGTCCAGGTTGATGAAAGATGTTCATCCCAGCATTGCCTTATCCTGTCCGAATCCACAACAAGCAAGTCTTACCCTTTCCTCGGGGCCAGTCATTTACCGGCTTCAGGGGGGAAAGCTCTGGCGAGATGGCTTGGAAATCACCCATCTTTCCGGATACGGAGGCAGTTTTACCTGCAATGGGCGCACCCTTTTGTTGCACCTGAGCTGGCAGGGAAAGGACTTGACCACCTTGCGTGTGGTTCGGAGGATTGGACTGCATGGCGAGGGCTTGCGGCAAGATTCACCAACCTAA
- a CDS encoding prepilin-type N-terminal cleavage/methylation domain-containing protein, which yields MRKGFTLLEVVLALLFLSLLALFVLRPFTEVLLTQQETAPLEAALIKAQDILEGYRATPPIPVGCSSLEALEGGLSYQVCTLSEGSLVRYEVRVYRGSELITAWVTHQ from the coding sequence GTGCGAAAAGGCTTTACCCTTCTTGAGGTTGTTCTAGCCCTCCTATTTCTCTCCTTGTTGGCCTTGTTCGTGCTGAGACCCTTCACCGAAGTGCTTCTGACCCAGCAGGAAACAGCCCCCCTGGAAGCAGCCCTTATCAAAGCTCAGGACATCTTAGAAGGCTACCGCGCTACCCCCCCAATCCCTGTAGGTTGCAGCTCCCTCGAGGCCCTTGAAGGCGGCCTCTCTTACCAGGTGTGCACGCTTAGCGAGGGAAGCTTGGTAAGGTATGAAGTGCGAGTTTACCGAGGAAGCGAGCTGATCACCGCCTGGGTAACCCACCAATGA
- a CDS encoding type II secretion system protein produces MNKKGFTLVELAIVIVIIGILAAIAVPRFVDMSTEARRAQRESTGSSIRSAYAIYLVKNSGTAPTWNQLISYMDAPTQLKLGTGGAYYMDYNNNNAVDVGERIGFVYSNDTCTTAAANATTVIRCVRINLN; encoded by the coding sequence ATGAACAAGAAAGGCTTTACCTTGGTTGAGCTGGCCATAGTGATCGTGATTATTGGCATCCTGGCAGCCATCGCTGTGCCGAGGTTCGTAGACATGAGCACCGAAGCCCGCCGGGCCCAGCGCGAGTCCACAGGCTCTAGTATCCGCTCGGCCTACGCTATCTACCTGGTTAAAAACAGCGGCACCGCTCCCACCTGGAACCAGCTCATCAGCTACATGGATGCACCCACGCAGCTCAAGCTGGGAACAGGTGGGGCGTACTATATGGACTACAACAACAACAACGCTGTAGATGTGGGCGAACGCATCGGCTTTGTCTACTCCAACGACACCTGCACGACCGCCGCAGCCAACGCCACAACCGTCATACGCTGCGTAAGGATCAACCTCAACTGA
- the pgm gene encoding phosphoglucomutase (alpha-D-glucose-1,6-bisphosphate-dependent): MSVHPLAGKPAPHGILINIPRLVASYYALRPDPADPLQRVAFGTSGHRGSALAGTFNEAHILAIAQAVAEYRAQQGISGPLYMGMDSHALSEAAWISALEVLAANGVRVRVERGRGYTPTPLVSHAILSHNKGRSEGLADGIVITPSHNPPQDGGFKYNPPSGGPADTGVTRAIQERANALLAEGLKGVKRVPLERALQAAEEFDFVTPYVSELDQIIDIGAIKAAGVRIGVDPLGGSSLATWQRIAERYGLDLTVVNERIDPAFAFMSVDKDGKIRMDCSSPYAMASLISLKERFDVAVGNDPDADRHGIVTRDGLMNPNHYLAVAIDYLYQNRPRWPASMGIGKTLVSSSMIDRVAQALGRPLVEVPVGFKYFVDGLLSGTLGFGGEESAGASFVRMDGSAWSTDKDGIILGLLAAEILAKTGKSPSEHYRGLEARFGASAYSRMDAPATPAQKKALANLSPEMVSATELAAEPILAKLTRAPGNGEPIGGLKVVTQNAWFAARPSGTEDVYKIYAESFRGTEHLERVMREAREVVSAAFQAAGA; encoded by the coding sequence ATGTCTGTACACCCTCTGGCCGGCAAACCCGCACCGCACGGCATTCTGATCAATATTCCGCGCCTGGTGGCCAGCTATTACGCCCTCCGGCCCGACCCCGCCGACCCTTTGCAGCGGGTGGCCTTCGGCACCAGCGGGCATCGGGGCAGCGCCCTCGCCGGGACCTTCAACGAGGCCCACATCCTGGCCATCGCCCAGGCTGTAGCCGAGTACCGTGCCCAGCAAGGCATCAGCGGGCCGCTGTACATGGGCATGGACAGCCACGCCCTCAGCGAGGCGGCCTGGATCAGCGCCCTCGAGGTCCTCGCCGCCAACGGGGTGAGGGTGCGGGTTGAGCGGGGGCGTGGCTATACCCCCACCCCCCTGGTCTCGCACGCCATCCTCTCCCACAACAAAGGCCGCAGCGAGGGCCTGGCCGACGGCATCGTGATCACCCCCAGCCACAACCCACCGCAGGACGGGGGCTTCAAGTACAACCCCCCCTCAGGCGGTCCTGCCGATACCGGCGTGACCAGGGCCATCCAGGAGCGGGCCAATGCCCTCTTGGCCGAGGGATTGAAGGGGGTCAAGCGCGTCCCGCTCGAGCGCGCCCTGCAAGCCGCCGAGGAGTTCGACTTCGTCACCCCTTACGTCAGCGAGCTGGACCAGATCATCGACATCGGGGCCATCAAGGCGGCGGGTGTGCGCATCGGGGTGGACCCGCTGGGGGGGTCTTCGCTGGCGACCTGGCAGCGCATTGCCGAGCGCTACGGCCTCGACCTCACCGTGGTCAACGAGCGCATCGACCCTGCCTTCGCCTTCATGAGCGTGGACAAGGACGGCAAGATCCGCATGGACTGCTCGAGCCCCTACGCCATGGCCTCGCTGATCTCCCTCAAGGAGCGCTTCGACGTGGCGGTGGGCAACGACCCCGACGCCGACCGCCACGGCATCGTGACCCGCGACGGTCTGATGAACCCCAACCACTACCTCGCCGTCGCCATTGACTACCTCTATCAGAACCGCCCGCGGTGGCCTGCCAGCATGGGCATCGGCAAGACCCTGGTATCCAGCAGCATGATCGACCGGGTGGCCCAGGCGCTGGGTCGTCCCCTCGTCGAGGTGCCGGTGGGCTTCAAGTACTTCGTGGACGGGCTACTCAGCGGGACCCTCGGCTTTGGCGGAGAGGAGAGTGCTGGGGCAAGCTTCGTGCGCATGGACGGCTCGGCCTGGAGCACCGACAAAGACGGGATCATCCTGGGGCTTCTGGCGGCGGAAATTCTGGCCAAGACCGGCAAGTCGCCCAGCGAGCACTACCGCGGGCTCGAGGCGCGCTTCGGCGCTTCGGCCTACAGCCGCATGGACGCTCCCGCCACCCCGGCCCAGAAGAAGGCGCTGGCCAACCTCTCGCCCGAGATGGTCAGCGCTACCGAGCTGGCCGCAGAGCCCATCTTGGCCAAGCTCACCCGCGCCCCTGGCAACGGCGAGCCCATCGGCGGCCTCAAGGTGGTCACCCAGAACGCCTGGTTCGCCGCCCGCCCCTCGGGCACCGAAGACGTGTACAAGATCTACGCCGAGAGCTTCCGGGGGACAGAGCACCTCGAGCGGGTTATGCGGGAGGCTAGGGAAGTCGTGAGCGCTGCCTTCCAGGCTGCGGGCGCGTAG
- a CDS encoding SIS domain-containing protein, whose product MRDLDAQETYLADRMGLAFELRDLVGSGPVPQASYAPPYGVVGYGEAWWAARLARDWIGVEFTERGTQFVLEGGYDLGQALSAGLYAGAETEIVRLGYREEVEVQVLAHPLSTYHYLRFLLLATGQEAELGRVDRGLLLERERLRPEVGLEKNPAKFLAYSLLERTPLWVVPERYAGLAQAMQQIYARIGKSLSITPPPSGLEFFLTGLEARHEQGDPLAAVLLGDDERKRVSQEILESRVDTLIELPEPEAEGTLAKAMCYWYRIAWASYYVALLYGVEPGDWEVLERLREVT is encoded by the coding sequence ATGCGCGACCTGGATGCACAGGAGACTTACCTAGCCGACCGCATGGGCCTGGCCTTCGAACTGCGCGACCTGGTGGGCAGCGGTCCCGTTCCTCAGGCCAGCTATGCCCCTCCCTACGGGGTGGTGGGCTACGGCGAGGCCTGGTGGGCGGCGCGGCTGGCGAGAGACTGGATCGGTGTGGAGTTCACCGAGCGGGGAACCCAGTTCGTGCTCGAGGGGGGCTACGACCTGGGCCAGGCCCTGAGCGCTGGCCTCTACGCCGGAGCCGAGACCGAGATCGTGCGGCTGGGCTACCGCGAGGAGGTCGAGGTGCAGGTGCTGGCCCACCCCTTGTCTACCTACCACTACCTGCGCTTCCTGCTGCTGGCGACGGGACAGGAAGCCGAGCTCGGCCGCGTTGACCGGGGGCTTTTGCTCGAGCGCGAGCGCCTGCGCCCGGAGGTGGGGTTGGAGAAGAACCCGGCCAAGTTCCTGGCTTACTCGCTGCTCGAGCGCACCCCGCTGTGGGTAGTTCCCGAGCGCTATGCGGGGCTGGCCCAGGCCATGCAGCAGATCTACGCCCGCATCGGCAAGAGCCTCTCCATCACCCCGCCGCCTTCGGGGCTGGAGTTCTTCCTCACCGGGCTGGAAGCCCGCCACGAGCAGGGCGACCCCCTGGCGGCGGTGTTGCTGGGCGACGACGAGCGCAAGCGGGTGAGCCAGGAGATCCTCGAGAGCCGCGTCGATACCCTCATCGAGTTGCCCGAGCCCGAGGCCGAGGGCACGCTGGCCAAGGCCATGTGCTACTGGTACCGCATCGCCTGGGCCAGCTACTACGTGGCGCTGCTCTACGGGGTGGAGCCGGGCGACTGGGAAGTGCTCGAGCGCCTGCGTGAGGTCACCTGA
- a CDS encoding YgaP family membrane protein → MVPNVGITDRRVRYLLALVFFLIAFFGATGVWQWVFGLLGVIMVVTASLSFCPIWAALKINTRRKSA, encoded by the coding sequence ATGGTTCCCAATGTGGGCATCACCGACCGACGCGTGCGGTACCTGCTGGCGTTGGTGTTCTTTCTCATCGCTTTCTTCGGCGCAACCGGAGTCTGGCAGTGGGTGTTCGGCTTACTCGGGGTGATCATGGTGGTGACCGCCAGCCTCAGCTTTTGCCCCATCTGGGCCGCGCTGAAGATCAACACCCGCCGTAAAAGCGCCTGA
- a CDS encoding electron transfer flavoprotein subunit alpha/FixB family protein: protein MILVVLEHDGARLRKGALEAVTRARQLSALGGVSGVVIGENLTSVAEEARRYVDTVYVAEVGAYTAEKWAAAAYAAAQKAGAKVVIASGGRQSRSWTPRLAYRLGAGLLEDTLETSTDGSRVIASRYSFLNRVTEKQAASLPVVITAKPNTTPLAEPQGEGSVEDLSVELPPAQVEVLERVTEQKKGVSLTEATVVVTGGRGLGSPEAFAGVEELADLLGGAVGATRAVVDAGWRPYGEQVGQTGKTVQPGVYIALAVSGAVQHQAGMNKSKYIVAVNKDAEAPIFKIADYGIVGDVHQVLPALIEATKKLRD, encoded by the coding sequence ATGATCCTGGTAGTTCTTGAACACGACGGAGCCCGCCTGCGCAAGGGCGCTCTCGAGGCCGTCACCCGGGCCCGCCAGTTGAGCGCCCTGGGTGGCGTGAGCGGTGTGGTGATCGGTGAAAACCTGACCTCGGTGGCCGAGGAGGCCAGACGGTACGTGGATACGGTCTACGTGGCCGAGGTGGGTGCTTATACCGCAGAGAAATGGGCTGCTGCTGCCTATGCCGCGGCTCAAAAGGCCGGGGCTAAGGTGGTCATCGCCAGCGGGGGCCGCCAGAGCCGTTCCTGGACCCCCAGGCTGGCCTACAGGCTGGGCGCGGGGCTGTTGGAGGACACCCTCGAGACCTCCACCGACGGCTCGAGGGTCATCGCCAGCCGCTACAGCTTCCTCAACCGCGTCACCGAGAAGCAAGCCGCCAGCCTGCCGGTGGTGATCACCGCCAAGCCCAACACCACCCCTCTGGCCGAGCCCCAGGGTGAGGGCAGCGTAGAGGACCTCAGCGTCGAGTTGCCCCCCGCGCAGGTGGAGGTGCTCGAGCGGGTGACGGAGCAGAAGAAGGGCGTCTCGCTCACCGAGGCTACCGTAGTGGTGACGGGTGGGCGCGGCCTGGGCTCCCCCGAGGCCTTCGCGGGCGTGGAGGAACTCGCCGACCTCCTGGGCGGCGCGGTGGGCGCGACCCGTGCTGTGGTGGATGCGGGCTGGCGCCCCTACGGCGAGCAGGTGGGCCAGACCGGCAAGACCGTGCAGCCGGGCGTCTACATCGCCCTGGCCGTCTCCGGTGCGGTGCAGCACCAGGCGGGCATGAACAAGAGCAAGTACATCGTCGCGGTGAACAAGGACGCCGAGGCCCCCATCTTCAAGATCGCCGACTACGGCATCGTGGGCGACGTGCACCAGGTGCTCCCGGCGCTCATCGAGGCGACGAAGAAGCTGAGGGATTGA
- the ssb gene encoding single-stranded DNA-binding protein, which yields MGANLVLASGVLSRRELRYTPKGTPFLEIALVGKRPIKENFVFTRIDLTFYGKQAEAWAQILVEGAAYQASGRLEYERWEVDGRKGSRLRVVGEELHRLEGADVREEEKGPILYGADNRVFLIGGLTADPELRQTSMKTPIAKAQLGFSSWDGQVSKSHYVELEAWGELAEPFKSLKKGSQVMVEGALKTEVWEERESKAKRYKRLVEVSKVTALERLSTDAKVA from the coding sequence ATGGGAGCCAACTTGGTACTCGCAAGCGGCGTGCTCAGCCGGCGCGAGCTGCGTTACACCCCTAAGGGCACGCCTTTTCTGGAGATCGCCCTGGTGGGCAAGAGGCCCATCAAGGAAAACTTCGTCTTCACCCGCATAGACCTCACCTTCTACGGCAAGCAGGCAGAGGCCTGGGCCCAGATCCTGGTGGAAGGTGCCGCCTACCAGGCCAGCGGGCGGCTGGAGTACGAGCGCTGGGAGGTGGACGGGCGCAAGGGCTCGAGGCTGCGGGTGGTGGGCGAGGAGTTGCACCGCCTGGAGGGCGCCGATGTGCGTGAGGAGGAGAAGGGGCCCATCCTCTACGGGGCCGACAACCGCGTCTTCCTCATCGGCGGCCTCACCGCCGACCCCGAGCTACGCCAGACCTCGATGAAGACCCCCATTGCCAAGGCCCAGCTCGGCTTCTCGAGCTGGGACGGCCAGGTCAGCAAGAGCCACTACGTCGAACTCGAGGCCTGGGGCGAGCTGGCCGAGCCCTTCAAAAGCCTGAAGAAGGGCAGCCAGGTGATGGTCGAGGGGGCGCTCAAGACCGAGGTGTGGGAAGAGCGCGAGAGCAAGGCCAAGCGCTACAAGCGGCTGGTGGAGGTGAGCAAGGTCACCGCGCTCGAGCGCCTGAGTACCGATGCCAAGGTAGCCTGA
- a CDS encoding endonuclease V yields MLPFPHPADVREAAEIQRALRGRVILRGDLGGVRYLAALDASHPTRFSRVRGPSVAAAVLWDRAEGRVVEAASASVPEEELFPYVPGFLSFREAPGYLTALSRLSRAPEMLLVDGMGIAHPRAFGIAAHLGVHLDLPSIGVGKTLLYGRPEAELPQEAGSAVRLLGSEGQVGWLLRSRDGVRPLVVSPGHRVGMEESLEFVRSLLGKTRLPEPLRQAHIHAGEARRGLAG; encoded by the coding sequence ATGCTGCCCTTCCCCCACCCCGCCGACGTGCGCGAGGCCGCCGAGATCCAAAGGGCCCTGCGTGGGCGGGTAATCCTGCGAGGCGACCTCGGTGGGGTGCGCTACCTGGCTGCCCTCGACGCCTCGCACCCCACGCGCTTCTCGCGGGTGCGGGGACCTTCGGTGGCGGCGGCGGTGCTATGGGACCGCGCGGAGGGGCGGGTGGTGGAGGCCGCCAGCGCCAGCGTGCCCGAAGAGGAGCTCTTCCCCTATGTGCCCGGCTTCCTCTCCTTTCGCGAGGCCCCCGGCTACCTGACCGCCCTCAGCCGGCTCAGCCGGGCGCCGGAAATGCTGCTGGTCGATGGCATGGGCATTGCTCACCCCAGGGCTTTCGGCATCGCCGCGCACCTGGGGGTGCACCTCGACCTGCCCAGCATCGGGGTGGGGAAGACCCTACTCTACGGCAGGCCCGAGGCCGAGCTGCCCCAGGAGGCCGGGAGCGCGGTACGGCTGCTGGGGTCGGAGGGGCAGGTGGGCTGGCTGCTGCGCTCGAGGGACGGCGTCCGGCCCCTCGTCGTCTCGCCAGGGCATCGGGTGGGGATGGAGGAGAGCCTCGAGTTCGTTCGCTCGCTGCTGGGCAAGACCCGCCTCCCCGAGCCCCTGCGCCAGGCGCACATCCACGCCGGGGAGGCCCGGCGTGGGCTGGCTGGGTAA
- a CDS encoding electron transfer flavoprotein subunit beta/FixA family protein, translated as MKFVAVIRQVPDSESRLKIDAGRVDLSSATLILDQMDEYAVEEVIRLQEKHGGESVIVALGPERFEEAVRTALAMGADRAIHLVQEGYLDPITQAEALAEVLRAEAPDVVLTGGQQADWDSQALGPAIAEALGWPVVTWTTALEIEDGWAKARHDLDEGAEVVRLSLPAVFTTQQGLNEPRYPTLPGIMKAKKKEIRKAPTAAASKVEVLEQSIQERARLGKLLDGTKDPQAAASELIRLLHEEAKVI; from the coding sequence GTGAAATTCGTTGCAGTCATCCGCCAAGTCCCCGACAGTGAATCCAGGCTCAAGATCGATGCGGGCCGGGTAGACCTCTCCAGCGCCACGCTCATCCTCGACCAGATGGATGAGTACGCCGTGGAGGAGGTCATCCGGCTGCAGGAGAAGCACGGCGGCGAGAGCGTGATCGTGGCCCTGGGGCCCGAGCGCTTCGAGGAAGCGGTGCGCACCGCGCTGGCGATGGGGGCCGACCGGGCCATCCACCTGGTGCAGGAGGGCTACCTCGACCCCATCACCCAAGCCGAAGCCCTGGCCGAGGTCCTGCGGGCCGAAGCCCCCGACGTGGTGCTCACCGGCGGCCAGCAGGCCGACTGGGACTCCCAGGCTTTGGGTCCGGCCATCGCCGAGGCGCTGGGCTGGCCGGTGGTCACCTGGACCACCGCCCTCGAGATCGAGGACGGCTGGGCCAAAGCCAGGCACGACCTCGACGAGGGCGCCGAGGTCGTGCGCCTGAGCCTCCCCGCGGTCTTCACCACCCAGCAAGGCCTCAACGAGCCACGCTACCCCACCCTGCCGGGCATCATGAAGGCCAAGAAGAAGGAGATCCGCAAAGCCCCCACCGCTGCCGCGTCCAAGGTGGAAGTGCTCGAGCAGAGCATCCAGGAGCGTGCCCGCTTGGGCAAGCTCCTCGATGGCACCAAAGACCCACAGGCCGCTGCCAGCGAACTGATCCGGCTGCTGCACGAGGAAGCCAAGGTGATCTAA
- a CDS encoding GGDEF domain-containing protein: MALLTLASVLVSVLVTLMFNGGSVDSTGVRIAILVPCIVAPLFSSQQLRLIQQLERTREELHRLSITDELTQTYNRRYFMQVAEHCLAQARGGKGSSILIFDLDDFKAVNDRYGHLIGDAVLAEVCRRCALRLRREGVFARYGGEEFVVLLPDADYREALEVAERLRQTVAERPIEAGGFFIPVTISLGLATQRSPHQGLDELLNHADDALYRAKRQGKNRVRG, encoded by the coding sequence GTGGCCCTACTCACCCTGGCTTCGGTGCTGGTGTCGGTGCTGGTCACCCTGATGTTCAACGGGGGTAGCGTGGATTCCACGGGTGTGCGCATCGCCATTCTGGTGCCCTGCATCGTGGCTCCGCTGTTCAGCTCGCAGCAGCTTAGGCTCATACAGCAGCTCGAGCGCACCCGCGAGGAACTGCACCGGCTGTCCATCACCGACGAGCTGACCCAGACCTACAACCGCCGCTACTTCATGCAAGTCGCCGAGCATTGCCTGGCTCAGGCCCGCGGGGGGAAGGGCTCCTCCATCCTCATCTTCGACCTCGACGACTTCAAGGCGGTCAACGACCGCTATGGCCACCTCATCGGGGATGCGGTGCTGGCCGAGGTTTGCCGCCGCTGCGCCCTGCGCCTGCGCCGCGAGGGTGTGTTTGCCCGCTACGGGGGCGAGGAATTCGTGGTGTTGCTGCCCGATGCCGACTACCGCGAAGCGCTCGAGGTGGCCGAGCGCCTGCGGCAAACGGTGGCCGAGCGTCCCATCGAGGCGGGGGGTTTTTTCATTCCCGTGACCATCAGCCTGGGGCTGGCCACCCAACGCAGCCCTCATCAGGGCCTTGACGAGCTGCTCAACCACGCCGACGACGCGCTCTATCGGGCCAAGCGGCAGGGCAAGAACCGGGTGCGGGGCTGA
- a CDS encoding acyl-CoA dehydrogenase family protein: MPIDFSLTDEQKELQKLARRFAREQIAPVAAEYDAREEVPWPIVEKLHGVGLLNAIIPEEYGGLGLGMLEEVIIGEELAWGCMGIYTIPMASDLGITPILLAGSHEQKQRFFKKLTEKPALAAFALSEPGNGSDAAALRTRAVREGDDYVLNGTKTWISNGGEAELVVVFATVNPEARHKGVIALVVEKGTPGFKANKLHGKMGQRASGTYELVFEDCRVPAANLLGKEGDGFKIAMNTLDKTRIPVAAGSVGLARRALEEATKYAKEREAFGRPIAEFQAIQFKLAEMLMGIETARAYTYYAAWLTDQGLPQAHAAAIAKAYASEMAFEAANQAIQIHGGYGYMHEYPVEKLLRDAKLNQIYEGTNEIQRLIIARHILSG, encoded by the coding sequence ATGCCCATCGATTTCAGCCTGACCGACGAGCAAAAAGAGTTGCAGAAGCTGGCTCGGCGCTTTGCCCGCGAGCAGATCGCCCCCGTGGCCGCCGAGTACGACGCCCGCGAGGAGGTGCCCTGGCCCATCGTCGAGAAGCTGCACGGGGTGGGCCTGCTCAACGCCATCATTCCCGAGGAATACGGTGGATTGGGGCTGGGGATGCTCGAGGAGGTCATCATCGGCGAGGAGCTGGCCTGGGGCTGCATGGGCATCTACACCATCCCCATGGCCTCCGACCTGGGCATAACCCCCATCCTGCTGGCCGGCTCCCACGAGCAAAAGCAGCGCTTCTTCAAAAAGCTCACCGAGAAACCCGCGCTGGCCGCTTTCGCCCTCTCCGAGCCCGGCAACGGCTCGGATGCGGCTGCCCTGCGCACGCGGGCGGTGCGGGAGGGCGATGACTACGTCTTGAATGGGACGAAAACCTGGATCTCCAACGGGGGGGAGGCCGAGCTCGTGGTGGTGTTCGCCACCGTCAACCCCGAGGCCCGGCACAAGGGCGTCATCGCCTTGGTGGTGGAAAAGGGCACCCCCGGCTTCAAGGCCAACAAGCTGCACGGCAAGATGGGGCAACGGGCTTCCGGGACCTACGAGCTGGTGTTTGAGGACTGCCGGGTTCCCGCCGCCAACCTGCTGGGCAAGGAGGGCGATGGCTTCAAGATCGCCATGAACACCCTGGACAAGACCCGCATCCCGGTGGCTGCGGGTTCAGTAGGGCTCGCCCGGCGGGCGCTGGAGGAGGCGACCAAATACGCCAAGGAGCGCGAAGCCTTCGGCAGGCCGATCGCCGAGTTCCAGGCCATCCAGTTCAAGCTGGCCGAGATGCTCATGGGCATCGAGACCGCCAGGGCCTACACCTACTACGCCGCCTGGCTCACCGACCAGGGCCTGCCCCAAGCCCACGCCGCGGCAATCGCCAAGGCCTACGCCTCGGAGATGGCTTTCGAGGCGGCCAACCAGGCCATCCAGATCCACGGGGGTTACGGCTACATGCACGAATACCCCGTCGAGAAGCTGTTGCGCGACGCGAAGCTCAACCAGATCTACGAGGGCACCAACGAAATCCAGCGGCTCATCATCGCGAGGCACATCCTGAGCGGATAG